A stretch of the Streptomyces ortus genome encodes the following:
- a CDS encoding winged helix-turn-helix domain-containing protein encodes MANTRSFSAVATAPSTASARHRLRAVDRDEVVDVTGFLPPGATWLPAPPHTLPTLPGHPPMIGYLVLVPADQPSPLPAAGEDLPVRVDTVRRTAEVDGRPLDLTYLEFELLAHLVAHPHRVHTRDQLVTTVWGYGHVGDGRTVDVHIARLRRKLGVEHRHTIRTVRRVGYTYAPGTGS; translated from the coding sequence ATGGCGAACACCCGTTCCTTCTCCGCCGTCGCCACCGCCCCGTCCACCGCCTCCGCACGCCACCGGCTGCGGGCCGTCGACCGGGACGAGGTGGTCGACGTCACCGGCTTCCTGCCGCCGGGCGCCACCTGGCTGCCCGCTCCCCCGCACACCCTGCCCACGCTGCCGGGCCACCCGCCGATGATCGGGTACCTGGTCCTCGTACCCGCCGATCAGCCCTCCCCCCTGCCGGCCGCCGGTGAGGACCTGCCCGTGCGGGTCGACACCGTCCGGCGCACCGCCGAGGTCGACGGGCGCCCGCTCGACCTCACGTACCTGGAGTTCGAGCTGCTCGCGCACCTGGTGGCGCATCCGCACCGGGTGCACACCCGCGACCAGCTGGTCACCACGGTGTGGGGCTACGGACACGTGGGCGACGGCCGGACCGTCGACGTGCACATCGCCCGGCTGCGCCGCAAGCTCGGCGTGGAGCACCGGCACACCATCAGGACCGTCCGCCGCGTCGGCTACACGTACGCGCCCGGCACGGGCAGTTGA